From Ignisphaera aggregans DSM 17230, the proteins below share one genomic window:
- a CDS encoding Fmu (Sun) domain protein (COGs: COG0144 tRNA and rRNA cytosine-C5-methylase~InterPro IPR001678~KEGG: cma:Cmaq_1390 Fmu (Sun) domain-containing protein~PFAM: Fmu (Sun) domain protein~SPTR: A8M8Z7 Fmu (Sun) domain protein~PFAM: NOL1/NOP2/sun family), with the protein MNIDAIVSILATTLYTVKRRRISTRRAFSYVCRRFGCRISGIDREELYRLAIDFITNYHKLLYIAKSIRGSEPSHKTLAKIYLYLKLRESGEKIPTKLRKAIARDIPGIERSYSVEELWALYSVPKWIYDKLSMVLPREDVEELFRAINRRVLWIRINTLRIDIDKALKVLENSDVVFIQDKTYPFILRIVKTKRPIRTLELFKNGSIVIQDKASIFTVLALRPEPDMVIYDFAAAPGIKTSLIMQLTENRARIIAIDLSRRRLEAMKLLLKRYGVDTSRVDLVLSDSRYISMARKADASLIDAVCSSSGAMPKDPSIRIILRDPSIPEKMKKIQIAMLENTLRYTDIAVYAVCSLFPEEGEEVVETLTDRGIEHRVVDTRIPTSRGYKRYKIWSLVSRTFPHIDECEGFFIARLER; encoded by the coding sequence ATGAATATCGATGCTATTGTATCAATACTAGCAACAACTCTATATACAGTTAAACGTAGGAGGATTTCAACTAGAAGAGCTTTTTCATATGTATGTAGACGTTTTGGCTGTAGAATAAGTGGTATAGATAGAGAGGAGCTATATAGATTAGCTATAGACTTCATTACGAATTATCATAAGCTTCTATATATAGCTAAGAGTATTAGAGGTTCTGAACCAAGTCATAAGACTTTAGCAAAGATCTATCTATATCTAAAGCTACGTGAATCAGGCGAAAAAATTCCGACAAAGCTTAGAAAGGCTATTGCTAGGGATATACCTGGGATAGAGAGGAGTTATAGTGTTGAAGAGCTATGGGCTCTATACTCAGTTCCAAAATGGATATATGATAAACTTTCTATGGTATTACCTAGAGAGGATGTTGAAGAACTTTTTAGAGCTATTAATAGGAGGGTTCTCTGGATTAGGATAAATACACTGAGGATAGATATAGACAAAGCTCTTAAAGTTCTAGAGAATAGTGATGTTGTATTTATACAGGATAAAACATATCCATTTATACTTAGAATAGTTAAGACAAAGAGACCTATAAGAACATTAGAACTGTTTAAGAATGGATCTATAGTGATACAGGATAAGGCAAGTATATTTACAGTTCTTGCACTTAGGCCAGAGCCAGATATGGTTATATATGATTTTGCTGCTGCTCCAGGGATAAAAACATCGCTAATAATGCAGTTGACAGAGAATAGAGCGAGGATTATAGCTATAGATTTATCTCGAAGAAGATTAGAGGCTATGAAGCTTCTTCTAAAGAGATATGGTGTTGATACCTCTAGAGTAGATCTAGTTCTCTCAGATAGTAGATATATATCTATGGCTAGAAAAGCAGATGCATCACTTATAGATGCTGTGTGTAGCTCTAGTGGAGCTATGCCAAAAGATCCAAGTATTAGGATTATTCTTAGAGATCCAAGCATACCGGAGAAGATGAAGAAGATACAGATAGCTATGTTAGAAAACACTCTTAGGTATACCGATATAGCTGTATATGCAGTATGTTCCCTATTCCCAGAAGAGGGTGAAGAAGTAGTAGAGACATTAACAGATAGAGGTATAGAGCATAGAGTTGTAGATACTAGAATACCAACATCGAGAGGATATAAGAGGTATAAGATATGGAGCTTGGTATCAAGAACATTTCCACATATAGATGAATGCGAGGGATTCTTTATAGCACGTCTAGAGAGGTAG
- a CDS encoding Auxin Efflux Carrier (InterPro IPR004776~KEGG: mja:MJ1031 hypothetical protein~PFAM: Auxin Efflux Carrier~SPTR: C5TTQ1 Auxin efflux carrier) — protein sequence MIQFLLMAILILIGYVIGFLNYRKIISIINNFLFFVTVPILIFLSILGLQNVEEFLIMLLISLIHILTMLLGTYYISRTILSNRIDRITMTIAISMPNTAYLAIPLSLIIFGKSSPVIPYMTAFNLFLPPLLLYLSLTLGSSSGNRLLLRPVPHIATFIIAITIKILIGQFVIPIALSEIVNYMNYLSFIVLGGQLALVSTKDISNAKRVILLASIAKYIISPITALTLFSITTLYRDISREYLDGYILQSIMPPAINVIVISEVYRLNSKLSTLLLVVMTPISIVLSILLKFI from the coding sequence ATGATACAATTCTTACTTATGGCTATACTTATTTTAATAGGCTATGTTATTGGCTTTCTAAACTATAGAAAGATTATATCAATAATAAACAACTTTCTATTTTTTGTAACAGTACCAATACTGATATTCCTATCTATCCTAGGTCTTCAAAACGTTGAAGAGTTTCTCATAATGCTTCTAATCTCACTTATCCATATACTAACCATGTTATTAGGTACCTACTATATATCTAGAACTATTCTCAGTAATAGGATAGATAGAATTACTATGACAATAGCTATATCCATGCCAAATACAGCATATTTAGCAATACCACTATCACTAATAATATTTGGAAAATCATCACCTGTTATACCATATATGACAGCGTTCAACCTATTTCTTCCACCATTACTACTATATCTCTCCCTAACGCTCGGAAGCAGCTCAGGAAACAGATTATTGCTAAGACCAGTGCCACATATAGCTACATTCATAATTGCTATCACCATAAAGATACTCATAGGGCAATTCGTAATACCTATAGCTCTTTCAGAAATTGTTAACTATATGAACTATCTATCATTTATAGTTTTAGGAGGACAACTAGCATTAGTATCAACAAAAGATATTAGTAATGCAAAAAGAGTTATCCTCCTAGCTAGTATAGCAAAATATATAATATCTCCTATTACAGCACTAACACTATTCTCCATAACTACACTCTATAGAGATATATCTCGGGAATATCTAGATGGATATATCCTACAAAGCATTATGCCACCAGCAATAAATGTTATAGTGATTTCAGAGGTCTATAGATTGAATAGCAAATTATCAACACTTCTACTAGTTGTAATGACACCTATATCAATTGTGCTATCAATACTCTTGAAATTCATATGA
- a CDS encoding PfkB domain protein (COGs: COG0524 Sugar kinase ribokinase family~InterPro IPR002139:IPR011611~KEGG: sto:ST2328 ribokinase~PFAM: PfkB domain protein~SPTR: Q96Y38 291aa long hypothetical ribokinase~PFAM: pfkB family carbohydrate kinase) — translation MYIFLNIYVAGRINIDTIIEIEGHISPGMKYTGKLVLEDLGGTATNIATAIKRYDRRHRVFILGSIGKDYKDYIFRLLESEGIECSYISITDSYTGRAYIFINSSRESTIVTLSGANDLYSLDKLGEIHSDSIIVIANTQRTTALKLINIANDMDLKLFLDPGKSWMRKEDLRLIKTECFFLPNIDEFRYLFNRDIDDIQDIDTGRCIPIVKMGSRGSMAINWLEGYIVELSSIPIERIGLKPMSTAGCGDTFTGVFIASYIETNNIIESLKRAIVAASIKMSRISSRDSPYRDEIERILQRVEQENLLRITIRNLR, via the coding sequence GTGTATATCTTCTTGAATATTTATGTAGCTGGAAGAATTAATATAGATACAATTATAGAGATAGAGGGGCATATCTCTCCAGGGATGAAGTATACTGGAAAGCTTGTACTTGAAGATCTTGGGGGAACAGCTACAAATATAGCAACAGCGATAAAGAGATATGATAGAAGGCATAGAGTCTTTATACTAGGTTCTATAGGGAAGGACTATAAGGACTATATATTTAGATTGCTAGAATCTGAAGGGATAGAATGCTCATATATATCAATAACTGATAGCTATACAGGCAGAGCATATATATTCATCAACAGCTCTAGAGAATCAACAATAGTGACACTATCTGGAGCAAATGATCTCTATAGCTTAGATAAGCTTGGTGAAATACATAGCGATTCCATTATAGTTATAGCAAATACACAGAGAACCACAGCTTTAAAGCTTATTAATATTGCTAATGATATGGATTTGAAACTCTTTTTAGATCCTGGGAAGAGCTGGATGAGGAAAGAGGATCTTAGATTGATAAAAACTGAATGTTTCTTTCTTCCAAATATAGATGAATTTAGATATCTATTCAATAGAGATATAGATGACATACAAGATATTGATACAGGTAGATGTATCCCTATAGTAAAGATGGGTTCAAGAGGTTCAATGGCAATAAACTGGTTAGAGGGCTATATAGTAGAACTATCATCAATACCAATAGAACGAATAGGTCTAAAACCTATGTCAACAGCTGGATGTGGAGATACCTTTACAGGAGTCTTTATAGCTTCCTATATAGAGACAAATAACATTATTGAATCGTTAAAGAGAGCTATAGTTGCTGCATCAATAAAAATGTCCAGAATATCATCTAGAGATTCACCATATAGAGACGAAATTGAGAGAATTCTACAGAGAGTTGAACAGGAAAATCTTCTTAGAATTACTATTAGAAATCTTAGATAG
- a CDS encoding conserved hypothetical protein (KEGG: hbu:Hbut_0497 hypothetical protein~SPTR: A2BK48 Putative uncharacterized protein) produces the protein MMLEEYISIQSSSEWIQKVREILDSVGIRYEAEEAIRIHIDDMVLQISETEDGGFTIVASIELSSRPSLQDIDRIVNVLGKTLRLLSITERELVYELDTSLPSYPFLYISIRYRDLDELLNDLRKIVRNI, from the coding sequence ATGATGTTAGAGGAATATATATCTATTCAAAGTAGTAGTGAGTGGATTCAGAAGGTTAGAGAGATACTAGATAGTGTTGGAATTAGATATGAGGCTGAGGAAGCTATTAGAATACATATTGATGATATGGTTCTTCAGATAAGTGAGACAGAGGATGGAGGTTTTACCATTGTAGCAAGTATAGAACTATCGTCGAGGCCCAGTCTACAGGATATCGATAGAATTGTAAATGTATTGGGAAAAACCCTTAGGCTCTTATCTATAACCGAAAGAGAACTTGTATATGAGCTTGATACAAGTTTGCCTAGCTATCCATTCCTATATATATCTATAAGGTATAGAGATTTAGATGAGCTTCTAAATGATTTGAGGAAGATTGTTAGAAATATCTAG
- a CDS encoding glycosyl transferase family 2 (COGs: COG1215 Glycosyltransferase probably involved in cell wall biogenesis~InterPro IPR001173~KEGG: hbu:Hbut_0463 glycosyl transferase~PFAM: glycosyl transferase family 2~SPTR: A0RWZ2 Glycosyltransferase involved in cell wall biogenesis~PFAM: Glycosyl transferase family 2) — translation MRYMIGVNSIYIYYFLIILSFMDIAVWVYSHRNALKSLGYIHKDCNVYVLRDIPRISIIIPVRNAIDTISRCLDSIVNMVRDFDEIIVVDDGSTDGTDKIVLRYLDTFGNIRYLRIDSVPDGWNPKSYSCYIGYKHSRGDILLFLDGDTWFLSRDSIYRLAYCAYIYGVASYMPRFICLSRRCRAIETVLTTFSHAFTGFNRVFNPRNTFSWFYGCCWAIRRDLYEAIDGHRSIYSELLEDKAIATKLKSIGILPMVLDGVRDVETLWYSNISDTIDALTRILYSYVYRNRVKGFVSGMVIALGYLLPLIDIAIGITSFRPLLFIGLLLYIVICLAHIPGSRINGYSLIYIFITPLIGIVIPIAIFRCIFAKDVVWRGRRISIYK, via the coding sequence GTGAGATATATGATCGGGGTTAATAGTATCTATATATATTATTTCCTCATTATCTTATCATTTATGGATATAGCTGTATGGGTGTATAGCCATAGAAATGCTTTAAAAAGTCTTGGCTATATCCATAAAGACTGTAATGTCTATGTATTGAGAGATATACCGAGAATCTCTATAATCATTCCTGTTAGAAATGCGATAGACACTATATCTCGATGTCTAGACTCTATAGTTAATATGGTTAGGGATTTTGATGAGATTATAGTTGTAGATGATGGTAGTACTGATGGCACTGATAAAATTGTTTTAAGATATTTAGATACATTTGGAAATATTAGATATTTAAGAATAGATAGTGTTCCAGATGGCTGGAATCCAAAGAGCTATTCGTGTTATATAGGCTATAAACATTCTAGGGGAGATATACTACTGTTTTTAGATGGAGATACATGGTTTTTGAGTAGAGATTCCATCTATAGGTTAGCTTATTGTGCATATATCTATGGAGTAGCTTCATATATGCCTAGATTCATATGCCTGTCTAGAAGATGTAGAGCTATTGAAACAGTATTAACAACATTTTCACATGCGTTCACAGGTTTTAATAGGGTTTTCAATCCCAGGAATACATTTTCATGGTTCTACGGCTGTTGTTGGGCTATAAGAAGAGATCTTTATGAGGCTATAGATGGGCATAGATCTATATATAGTGAGTTATTGGAGGATAAAGCTATTGCAACAAAGCTAAAATCTATAGGTATACTACCTATGGTTCTAGATGGTGTTAGAGATGTTGAGACTCTATGGTATAGCAATATATCTGATACTATAGATGCTCTTACAAGGATACTATATAGCTATGTCTATAGGAATAGGGTTAAAGGATTTGTTAGTGGTATGGTTATTGCTTTAGGCTATCTACTCCCATTGATAGATATAGCTATAGGTATAACATCATTTAGACCCCTTCTCTTTATCGGATTACTCCTCTATATAGTTATATGCTTAGCACATATACCTGGCTCTAGGATAAATGGCTATAGCTTGATATACATATTTATAACACCATTAATAGGTATAGTAATACCTATAGCAATATTTAGATGTATCTTTGCAAAAGATGTTGTCTGGAGGGGTAGAAGAATTTCAATATATAAATAA
- a CDS encoding hypothetical protein (InterPro IPR006025~KEGG: tko:TK2206 hypothetical protein~SPTR: B5IUQ0 Putative uncharacterized protein) codes for MERGRYSYIMVSLLICISISVSILSIFTPIEYGVYTQHTYDLQHIFRGNKTDYRGKVLRLIDEIKSSVSSIRGLKFSKELNVVFINTSWALEQWAPKSENESSIPIDMLYREKIYKMTFIAPYNFSIVSGQRSWIAMFMAAVAGTTIYINTDYFNPDDRSVRNILSHELTHVLQFLNLNIYHNPNTTDSQLAFSALIEGDAGYTQHLYCITTGLCKPSPPTFIDLSNLYLSINLFPYIYGENFIRYLYNYYGNWTLVNRAYDKPPISTSMVMHPERYIAYLFNGSFTPERIAIPYCYTGNPSYIDTLGEYYLLLILAPVIGLENASTISSGWNGDRISLYLVNKSEGYEKWVLCWNISFFSMDNAKNVFSSMERVVRRYMENVSTLENNTIISSTIKRIDNKIVFHGMKIYLDGKYIFMYSEYEERYNVSSNKISTITPTPNTSLTATTSNRTITSTILAIDWKVTIVLAIALLIIGFVIGYLVKLK; via the coding sequence ATGGAGAGAGGTAGATATAGCTATATAATGGTATCGCTATTGATATGCATATCTATATCAGTATCAATTCTATCGATATTTACACCTATAGAATATGGTGTATATACTCAGCATACATATGATCTTCAGCATATATTTAGAGGTAATAAGACAGATTATAGGGGGAAGGTTCTTAGGCTAATAGATGAGATAAAAAGTAGTGTTTCGTCTATCAGAGGTTTAAAGTTTAGTAAGGAGCTAAATGTTGTATTCATAAATACCTCTTGGGCTCTCGAGCAATGGGCTCCTAAGAGTGAGAACGAGAGTAGTATCCCTATAGATATGCTATATAGGGAGAAGATATATAAAATGACATTTATAGCTCCATACAACTTCAGTATAGTCTCTGGACAAAGATCATGGATAGCTATGTTTATGGCTGCAGTAGCAGGAACTACAATATATATAAACACAGATTATTTCAATCCTGATGATAGATCTGTAAGAAATATATTATCACATGAACTTACACATGTTTTACAATTCCTAAACCTAAATATATATCATAATCCAAATACAACAGATTCTCAATTAGCTTTCTCAGCACTTATAGAGGGGGATGCGGGATATACACAACATCTATACTGTATAACAACAGGTCTATGCAAACCATCGCCACCTACATTTATAGATCTTAGCAATCTCTATCTATCTATAAACCTGTTTCCCTATATATATGGAGAAAACTTTATTCGCTATCTATATAACTACTATGGGAATTGGACTCTGGTGAATAGAGCATATGATAAACCACCGATATCTACATCTATGGTTATGCATCCAGAGAGATATATAGCATATCTATTCAATGGAAGTTTTACTCCAGAGAGAATAGCTATACCATATTGCTATACTGGAAATCCAAGCTATATAGATACCTTGGGTGAATACTATCTACTCCTAATACTTGCACCTGTAATAGGTCTCGAAAATGCTTCAACCATTTCAAGTGGATGGAATGGGGATAGAATATCTCTATATCTAGTAAATAAATCAGAGGGTTATGAGAAATGGGTATTGTGTTGGAATATCTCATTCTTCTCCATGGATAATGCTAAAAATGTGTTTTCATCTATGGAAAGAGTTGTTAGAAGATATATGGAGAATGTAAGTACCCTTGAAAACAATACCATTATCTCCTCCACTATTAAAAGAATAGATAATAAAATTGTTTTCCATGGCATGAAGATATATCTAGATGGAAAATACATATTTATGTATTCAGAATATGAGGAGAGATACAATGTATCTAGCAATAAGATTAGTACTATAACACCTACTCCAAACACTTCATTGACAGCCACTACCTCTAATCGCACTATAACATCAACTATATTGGCTATTGATTGGAAAGTAACAATAGTATTGGCAATAGCTCTATTAATAATAGGATTTGTAATAGGATATCTAGTAAAGTTAAAGTAG